One window of the Rhipicephalus microplus isolate Deutch F79 chromosome 2, USDA_Rmic, whole genome shotgun sequence genome contains the following:
- the LOC119161875 gene encoding uncharacterized protein LOC119161875, which translates to MIQALTGAVQALSAVPKRPHPAVMLAVPTYSGYGDLQSARDYLDSLARYQRAMGLDDQEVLGRVVPAALTDTAARWHRLSGHRAATLDEFRAAFPREILPADYESRMRRELELRTQAPDESLQEYVRAMEDLFSIAEPRASNEERVERVIRQAHPTFSAYLRGSRFRDLEQLAVEAKRIQGDILAARSYHPPPPASEALEPRCAWGGAMTLSQRQQPAGAAFAATPTAGRAWEISDRALDPYTYGRRAAGAASQLDAREQGRNPTQRITGGLLL; encoded by the coding sequence ATGATTCAGGCACTCACGGGGGCAGTCCAAGCACTTTCGGCCGTTCCGAAACGCCCTCATCCCGCTGTCATGTTGGCCGTTCCGACCTACAGCGGGTATGGTGATCTGCAAAGTGCAAGAGATTACCTGGACTCCCTCGCACGTTATCAGAGAGCCATGGGTCTAGACGACCAGGAAGTGCTCGGACGCGTCGTCCCGGCTGCATtgactgacacggcggccaggtggCATAGGCTTTCCGGCCACCGAGCAGCAACCCTCGATGAGTTCCGCGCGGCCTTCCCGCGCGAAATCttacccgctgactacgagagtaggatgcggcgcgagctcgagctccgcacacaagctcctgatgagtcgcttcaggagtacgtacgcgcgatggaagaccttttttctatcgctgagcccagagcctcgaacgaggagcgCGTCGAACGGGTGATTAGGCAGGCACACCCGACTTTTTCGGCGTACCTGCGCGGCAGTCGCTTCCGTGATTTGGAGCAATTGGCCGTCGAAGCAaagcgcatccaaggcgacattctcgccgcgcgttCCTATCACCCGCCACCGCCAGCCAGCGAGGCCCTCGAACCGCGCTGCGCGTGgggaggggccatgacccttTCTCAGCGGCAACAGCCCGCCGGAGCTGCCTTTGCGGCTACCCCTACAGCTGGgcgcgcgtgggagataagcgatcGAGCTTTAGATCCCTACACGTACGGGAGGCGGGCAGCCGGTGCTGCATCGCAACTCGACGCGCGCGAGCAGGGACGAAATCCGACCCAGCGCATCACTGGTG